The DNA window tggtgcaactgacactgtTGTGTTTCTCAGTCACTCCGTGATGGCTTTCACTCCAGCTGGAGAACCTCCCTTCGTCACTGTCTCCGTTCTGTTTAGCAGACAAAACCGCTGCCTCGTAGTGGGCACTGCGTGTAGCAGAAGAAAATCACTCCTTCGCAGTGTCCGCTGAGTCTgtcaactaaaaaaaaaaccttcccACTGGAAGGTTTTTTGCTGCGAACTTCCGACTTCGGAGAGCTTCAAGAATTCGTCCTACCGGCCACGTCCTTTACCTGGACGATCCTAGTTTCGTTGTTCCGTTCTATTGGAGATTTCCTCTTCGCAATTAGCTCTGAGCACGGAAAGCGCGAATCAATCTTGTGCAGTAGCCTCTTCCTTCTTCCGAAAATAGTGCTGTCTTACGAGATTGAACCCGAACTTGACCTGACGTCCTGCTTGTCGTGCGTTCCTTACGGGAATGTTTGATTTCTTCACCGATTTTTGTTCGATCCACGCTAGATTTGACTTTCGCCGTCGTCTGAATGCTTCTTGGAGTGGAGCTGCTACAGCATAAATTCGAACTCAGTCAAATGTCTTTTAGGTTATGTTCGCCTCGTGGAGCTGACAGCTTTCCGTCTACTGCTATAGGTCGTCCCGGCGTTTTCCATGTGGTTCCGTCGCCGATTGAAACCGGGATCGATAGGTTGTTTCTTCGCTGCGCGCTTCTCGCGGAGAAGTGAATTTTCTGCAATGCTAATTGCCAAAATACTAGGCCAACTTCACGTTTGCTCGAGTTTTTTCCTCGACTGGATGAAAATGCGGCCGATCCTCGAGGCGGAATGTGACGTCTGCTTACTGCCTTGTCGCCAGCACAGTCCCAGTAGAATTCTGCCGTTTCCGTTCTGCTCTGGTTTGCTCGCATTTATGTGGTGGTGTTGGCAACATTTTCGTTTCCACTGAACTGACGTGACATTGACTTGTTGTCATACGGGGGGTTTAGTGATTGGCGATTACAGTCAGCCGGTGAAGACATTAATTGCAAAGACTGTCTACACTATTTCTAACGCTAGATTCATGCTTACTCTTAGATCTTGTACAGAATTTAAACGTATACGCTAcagcccatttaaccgcaatggggaatctcacctcacccgagtcgactatCAGAATCGAGTgaaaaaagtcacgtaaagtgagatGAGTTTAGTCTCGCCTCACGTCACACGctgcgcagaatagggccgactATCATGCGTTTAATTCTCATAGACACTCACcgaaagttctttgaaccttaatCGGTCTTCTCCTGCACGGTGTATGGCGTGAGTCGACTATTCTCACCTCATACTACGTGACCTTTCTCGCCCGATTCTGAGAGTTTGCTCGGATGAGATAagcggccctattctgcgcggcgtgtgacgtgagacgactaatcacACCTCagtttacgtgacttttctcacccgattctgagagtcgactcgggtgaggtgagatttcccattgcggttaaatgggtgtCTTACGTCACCCGAGGTGACTATTCAGAATTGGCTGAGAAAAGTCACTTAGAGTGAGGTGaaattagtcgtctcacgtcacacgcggCGCAGAACAGGGCCGAAGATTCCCCATTACCGTTAAAAGGGCGtttcacgtcacccgaagtgactcttcagaattggatgagaaaagtcacgtagagtgaggtttgtttagtcgtctcacgtcacacgccgcgcagaataatgCCGGCCCATTTAACAATGGGTAATCTCATCTCACCTGATACGAGAATCAGATTCGAGCGGGGAAAGTCAGTGAAGTGAAATTTGTCGTCTCATGTCACACGCCGCGCAAAATAGGCAGGGGGGTATTTCCAATTTAgggaaaggcaaaaaaaaaacgagtttCGTTTAGGGATTTTAAAAACTTTATTAATACATATTTACGTTTGTGTATTCTCATCTCTGTTTCTCCGCCAGCAGTTTTAGGAAGAAGTCTTAATCAAAGCAtaaattatctcatttttgcaATAAAGGGGTTTTTCGATCTCTACCTCAGCTAAGCTTTGAAACGTGTGTGATCCTCTCCTGGTTCACAGTTCAAAGCTCCAAGTTTAACATTCCTAATTAGATTTTCCCGATCAAGGACTAATATAGTATACAGTACGGCATTTTAGAAGTTGTGTTTGTAGTCTGGTataaaaatatcacaagaaGTTTTTTTTGCTACCTCCTTCCTCCTACGTTTAATAATTTTAGTTACAAAACCATATCGTTGGATTCGGTTCCGTTACATTCCGTTAAATTCACTTCTCAGTTAGTTTAAGAGCTCCTTGTGTCAAATAACAGGGCAGTcggtaagttttttttattgtagtTATCACTGGAAATTAGCTTAAAGAAAAATGTGTGGTTAGATTTCCCTATTTTCGTTCAGTTGAACTGATCTGAAGCTAAATATCCAATCGTCATTTTGGTTCCATTGTGTTGATTACTAATCTTCAGTGACAAACTCAATTCACGAAAAGTGCGAGACACGCTTCTTGATAGTTTATTTTATTACTCCATTATTTACAACTTACGGCTTCCTTGTTTAAAATATACACTTCTATAATAGCGAATGTTACGATAAAATTACCTTTATTATGGCCTGGTTAAATTCTGTTCTTCTTTCCTCTTTGCCTCACACaactcttgtttttttttagttcacAGTCTCCAATTGGcgaattcgtttttttttttggataagTTTAAAATGCAACTTTCTTTCGATGGTTTTTCTTTCCTATAACTAACATCTCAATATAATAATGGTCAATGCAGAAAATGTCTgaaatttgacagttctatGTAGTATTGTCCAAATACTTCTAAACATATTTTGACTAAAGGACGTAACTGGGGCAACGAATTCAAATCGGTTACGGAAAACAGAACTACTTTGTTGATATGTATTACATTAGATTGACGTCGATTAGGATCACGGCCTACTACTTCAGTGATCATGTTGCTGATaatttaaaaaagtaaaaacatTTACCATCGAGCTTTCGCACtcagtgtgtttgtgtgtgaaaGGGTAGGAAACAACACAGAGTATTAGGAATTAACAACGGTTATTTACAAACACAGGAAAGAAGGAAGCGAGCTCAAACATCGATCGAAACCACGTCCCCGTTGATGGACGCATTGGTGTGAAGATGATGGtgctgctggtggtggtggtgatgatgatgttgatgaCCGTGCAGAGTAGcatgctgttgttgttgctgctgctgttggtggTGGTGatgtgttgctgctgctgccggCAGTAACTTGTTTCCTTCGTCCAGGAATGATTCCGTTTCGTCGTACAGATAGTGCGGTACGAGGTTGTCCCTCCGGCGGCGCTGCCGAATGACAAACACTGCCAGCAGGCTAACCAGTGCGAAGGAAGCAATCAAACTGCCGGCAAAGATTACTGGAAATAAAAGATGGACGGTCTCATTAACCCACACCGTAATTATAAATGAAGAAAAACAGCTGTAGGAAAAGAGCTTTTCACTCACCAGCTAGGGTAGCTGCCCGAGTCGACTCTCCGCTAGGATCGTCGTCATCGTCACGGGAATCGTTTCGCAGGACAGCTAAAATGTGCTCCCGGTTGCCGACCAACTGGGGAGGACTTCTCAATTCCAAAATTTCACAGAACAGATAGTACAAGTCGACAGTATCGAACGGTTCCACCGCCGTTCGTTCACTTATTCGCGGTCCGTATCCGAAAAAGATCGGATGCATGATCATCAGATCGTTATCGTACCCATGTACACCGTATTTGGTGTCGGGGGTTACTGAAAAAAACAATTGGGCATTATTAACTCAATTCAAACATAGGGTCAATCCATTTACTTGTAACGTTGAATGCCTTTCGGTAGTAATTGACCATCCTCCACATGTCATCGAAGCCATAGCCCAGCTTCGCCACGGCCGTTATCGGTCCAGTTCGCTGCGAATTATTAAAATGCCAGCGCGGTGGCAGATTCTCCAGCGTGTAGACATCAAAATTACCATTTCGTACGGAAGCGTTCCAGAGTGCCCGGTACAAATCTGCCGTCTGCTGTTTCACCTTCGGAACAATCTGCAGCACCGGAGTTGATCCGTACACATCATACTTGACGTCCGGTGGTGTTAGGCTCGTCAGATTAATAAAATTCTTTGGCATCACCGAATCCATTCCGTggtcgctcaaatgcaacacatTCACCCGCTCCTGAAGCCCAAACTCCCTGATCTTGTCGTAAATGTACCGCGTTAGATCGTTCAGCTTCACGATCAGTTGAGCCACCCGATCCGACTCCGGACTGTAGATATGACCGTAGTAGTCCGGCTCCTCTATGTACAGCATCACCAAATTCGCTGGCTTGCTTGGATCCTGGATCCACTTAAAAACTGTATCGACCCGATCATTCCATGGCGATGTCAAATTAAATGGCTGCGAGTGACTACAGCTAATGTTCGACTTTGTATACGGAAAGTCCGATCCGGGCCACATCATACATCCGGAATGGCCTCCGCTTTGTTCGTTTAATATCTGCAACAAATTAAGGTTTATTTACTTTTACAGTTGACGTTATCTTCAATTTGTCACGCGTCTCTACCTAATCAATCATCTAAAATTGATAAGACGAGAGCCAGAATAAAAATCCGGTTTGTCCTGCTTTTCTAAATATTCAGCACCTTGATGACCAATGTCaaatcaaacgaaaaaaaacctaCCCAAATCGGCACCAACTCCTCATCGAAATGAAACAGCTCGTACGAGTAGTTCAGCTTCCCCCGGGCATGGTCGTACACCCCGTTGGACGTCACCCCGTGCTGGTTCGGGTACACCCCCGTCGCAATGCTATGATGATTCGGGAAAGTCTTTGTAGGAAAAACATTCCGCAGATATTCCGTCGTAGTACCATTCCGACGAAGTTCGTTCATAAACGCAGTACTATTGCGTTGCAGATACTCATTTCGAAAGGCGTCATACGAGACGACAATCAGCACGGCGGGTGAATTCGCTGCAACTGGTACGCTGGAAGAACCATTAGGCGATACGTTACCTAACAGGTGCAGCAGCAGAAACAGTGCCACCTGAGCCCAGCCGCCACCACCACCACAGCTGGCCGTCAATCGTGGAATCATGCTGGAATAGGAGCAAAAGGGAGCTGCACTTTTTCACTGGTAACAAACTTTACTTCACGAGACGAGAAATAACATTGCTTTCACTTTTTTCCTGCTCGTAAGAACTGAAGTAACACGATCCGCGAAAATGTTTGCAGTTTTTCTTTTGTTCTCTTGTAAAATTGGAAagttcttttattttgattagagTGCTGTTTTTGTCTGATTTCGCTTTCCTGTTTGTCACACACGACTGACACTTGTGCAGTCATCGCAGTTGAGAGGAATGGTTTGCGTTATTGTCACTAGGAGCAGTCAGATCGGTGAGAGGTATGAAAATGAGCCTGCATTGGGCTACGGTCACAAATAAAGGTCCTTTCACACAAAGACGATGCTTTAAATACAAAGAcacgcggagagaaaaacagtgaaTTTGCACGGTTTaccaagttttgttttgtctgctagttttggcaaccagtAATTTTATGTAAACAGCTAAAGAGACtatagaataacaaagagacgccatgttTCGTTTGGAATTCCAATTATTtaactgtcaatgtcattccaaacgaacaaaagAGTTGTCAATCGTAAATGTTTAGCGATATGTGGTATTGTTATCAAGGAAGTATTGTTATCCAAttcattaaaattaaattactaaATACGTTACAGATAAATGTGATatattcaaaccaaatttgttacAATACCATCGTGTTTAGAAACGCTAAAGAGAAAATGGCTTGATTTGATGGGAGGACGACATTTAGCATGAGAGTAACGAATGCCAAATGATGCAAACATTTAAAATGAAAGTCGTTCTGTTATTGGTcaatcagcaaaacaaagcaAAGCTCTTTTCTTTTCAGCAAACTGATAAGACAGGAACATATGTACAACACTTACAATCGAAAAAATCGCAGTTTATCTTGGCCTAATATGGTTTTCCTGCTCCGAAGTACCATTCTTGCGGATATAATTATGTTTTGGCTGATCGAGAAACTCTGCAGACAAGAAGTCGcttcaaatttttatatttttagaaacaaaccaacaagtttTGTGAGGTTTGCACATTTCCAGTGTTGCTTGTGACCCGTAACTTGGTTGCTAGTTAAATAGTTTTCACTGAATTaagatggcgtctctttgttataCTAGTCTCTTTATAAACAGTGAGTAGCTTGTTGTTTTAATTAGGTTTTTCACCAACCGACAAAACCccgcaaaatgagccggatgaacttcgtttgacaattctgggtggtttgtttacatgggtgTTACGTGAGTTCAAGAGTAACAGATGAGCGctcgttgcactcgcactcacataactaacaaagtaaacaaaccactgagaattgtcaaacaggacttcattcatcatgaatgTCGTAACCTTGTAGAACGAATTTCTTCCCGTTTCTCGCATAATACGTGTGTGCCGAAGTAACCCGGATAAGCAGTGTCATAGTGCTCGACAACCGACCCAACGAGTGAAGGCAAATAAAACTACCTTCACCTCCTGGCCAAAACCAAACCGCACCTCTGACAGCCATAGCCATATGGAGACCGACGATACCCCCTACCCCGGGGGATCAAATCGAAGCCACGACATCTCTAGATTTTTCAACGCAGGCGATGAAATCGATCAACATACGTTTCTCCTGAGGGTCGTTAAGGTTCTACGGGAATGTCACGGTTCACTGCGGTAATCCAGCGTAATAAATCGGATGCGCTAAGTAAATAGAAACACACGCgaaaacttttacttttatttagtcctagaaaatacaaaacGAACTGCACTCATGCATGGTCGCACCCGAGAATGAGAATTCGCCGGAATGGCGTTTGCTTTATGCACTGAACGAGGGATCGACTTAGTGGAttgacttatccagctgcgttggtatattgccgttttgacgtttgaattgggaggaaaacaaagcgcttctgggcttaaggggagggcggtagtataaaaatgcgagatctcatggcgatttcgcttgaacctgaaactgagtcaggttctaaccccaaccgctgtcagttcatacattttgacagcagttggggttaggaactgactcagtttcgcctcaaacgaaaaccacatcagtgtgcgtattttaaacgtcagatatctcaattggcgattctacgttgaaaccgctcacagatagcgctggaagcaaagtgttgctgatttgattctgttctgtcatagtgcatatattttctgtcaacattggtaaaaaaataacttttaaacaccaaatcaccgatcaatttgttgataattgtttatgaaaatgatggaaaaccatcattttataagattatgagtaaacatcttgcgaaaaggttgtaaaacatagtggtttctaatattattcgcagagctatgtgtgctgttccaaaatgtaattttttgagCATCGTAGCCGCAACATCATTTCCAGttcctcctaagttaagctaaaccttcatgagatggtgtaaattcatgcaaCTCTCCGGATGACGCGAAGAAAGAATATATCTggttaataggaaagtgtcagctttgtatcatacacagccgatccttctctctgatagtcttcactgaatctcctacgtagtccaaaatatgaaggagtttgacattggtactgattgggtctcggtttcaagttggaactttatttatggaacgatttttgataaccacaataataccccgaatacatttcgaagaaatgtatgagccaaatagttgcaaatagctgtactttcagaataattgcaaataaaactaaatttcttacacgtttcattcatattttggcagtggtaagctttttccgagaagaaaatgaagtttttgttgtaagctacgactcacttgcgggtgaaaaaaagcaaactgtatcactttaccagttcatgagctgaatcataggtgtcgcatgactaattttggttttgccgcaaatcatCAATTAGCAGCCTGAAGCCAATGTATCGATAGAGAAACgtattgtcgcgcttataataaaatctcacattgcgggcgtctgagaggcgcatcaaatatagccgcagttgctccgcaaacagatttcagtggagctttatttttctgccagctgtgtgcttttcgaaagcttcaaggaaaaagctgcctataaatttatacaggcggctgtcacgcgcctatctcaattgagctttcatataatcgcatatcgagcgattatcctgcaaggcacGATAGCGTGAAGTATAGAGTAGGGCTGGTAGAGAAATGAACTATACCTTCGATTGTCGATAAAGGTTGTAGCACAGACTAAcatacataacactatgagggaattccctcaaaaacatcgatccgacaattttcccagaacactagctccaccatttattcacagtcccaaacactcatttacttggggggttacccctcaggttagggaaaaattttcactagtggtctatcccctatatgcttgttcatatgtcagtggcgccataatttcaaatgtggccacagtcccaactacaaatatatttaaaatgaccgttaaagcgggcgaagctttgtttttgagtgttatgtctgttagtctgtggttgtagtattcagggtggccagatagaattccttaatatcgatagggtcactaaaagtttatcggtagttatcggtaggccaggttgttgtcccaaaaacgtagtgttgacatagaattgtaaaatactgaaaacaaagatctcagaccaaatccaacccaaaaatgaatgttgagtaggatgtgtccaaaatcaataaaaatcagtagttttcggtagggataacaaaatatcggtagttttgccttggtcttctgtgaatcggtagggaagaccaaaatcggtaggactaccgataaatcggtaggtctggccaccctggtaGTATTGTTTATTGCTtagaaagttggatttttgataCACTTCGCTCACACTTTTTTCACGGTTGCCAAATGAAATGATATGAAATCgtcaaaaaattactttttcgatcaaatctatatatatagatatatatatatatatatatatatatatatatatatatatatatatatatatatatatatatatatatatatatatatatatatatatatatatatatatatatatatatatatatatatatatatgtacatatatatatatatatatatatatatatatatatatatatatatatatatatatatatatatatatatatatatatatatatatatatatatatatatatatatatatatatatatatatatacagggtgtttggttcatggttaagaatctctcggggggtgatagactgccatatttggagaaaaaaattgttctacacataccatcaaatctcaaccgttacagagttattgaactttttgtgtaaaaaacttatttgtcttaaaatacctctaactttaaaagtatactttgtattttgaatgttttagttccattcgaaaggtgagaaaatttcgcattgagtgatgccctcacatgtttcagatAATGAGTTTAGGTAGCATttacaaagtaatttattgaaaattaaacaattttaaacgatttttcgttcatttcttgaaaatcctaatagttaacctcatcattttaataattcagattgttagtcttgatgagctgcttaattcattctttgacatgatacacttaccttttcttattttcatgattttgggttattcaacttggatatttttatctcattttcactagtaccagctctaattgaaaaattatggcactcattgtactttttttttctttgtattcgaaagccaggaaaattttacagtgaaaaatgtattaatacctttcagttaagtgaatttagtattcttttaaaagtaaattattttaaagttagtgctattattagcattttcgttaattttcttaaaatagtaaataataaacatcaccattattatcatggaaataatgcatctcagcaagttctacagttctttttttgactccattcaattatctcttttggtttcgacgcaaaatcgtttttatcacatcgtttcatatgcaaaaatatcgatttcgaacccactacatttgtggcgtgCTCTTGCtgcgttaactattaaatagcagcaaaatgaaaagagatatagacaaaatgtcaaataaaaagttatagagaacattaaggggcatcaaatgaacaatagtaacgataaattttgttgataaataattagaataattaaaaaactccaaaaaacacaaattttgagttatttctttagtaaaaaataatttagaatacttaactaaaagatatttgtacatacactgataggacattttctcagctttccaatgaaatcttgtaaataacgatataaagcatattttttagattagagtcttttaagcacttgcaagtcggttacaggaaaagtatagtaatgaaattacaaagaaatgagaagagatagaaatatgacgtccaagaacaaattatgaatcgtcctaaaacccaacttttggataatggatattgctataatcatacttcattatttcgagaaaattagcaaaaacctcctcaaaaacactaacttttaactactttacagctaaaaggtaattaaaactaattacttaaaagatatgagaacactattcaataggaaattttctcacctttcgaatagaactgaaatatttaaaatacaaagtatacttttaaagttagaggtattttaagacaaataagttttttacacaaaaagttcaataactctgtaatggttgagatttgatggtatgtgtagaacaatttttttctccaaatatagcagtctatcaccccccgagagattcttaaccatgaaccaaacaccctgtatatatatatatattatatctggatatatatatatatatatatatatatatatatatatatatatatatatatatatatatatatatatatatatatatatatatatatatatatatatatatatatatatatatatatatatatatatatatatatatatatatatatatatatatatatatatatatatatatatatatatatatatatatatatatatatatatatatatatatatatatatatatatatatactatctATCCCCAAGAAATCTTTCTATTCGCCTCGTTGTTATTTTTAGATGGTTGGTTGAAGGATTCTTGGCGAGAGATTTTCTCATGGGAATCCATCCCATTTTGTACTGCATAGCTCTCAACAATTACGTCATACATTGAGAATTAAATGTGCATAGAGTTGTTTTTAGGAAGGATTATATCAGAATAACTTTACCGAAAACAGTAACTTGCTAGTATTTTTTAATAGAAATGCTATTAcgatattaaattaaaattatattgaTCCCggaaatttattgtttcaatcgAGGTTTCATCAACACTGTAAATGTCAAAAATAACAGTTACTTTTCAACCCTAAATATCACATTTCATCGCGCAAACTTGACATCTTCCTAAGAACTTTTCAGAATGATTTTCTGCATTACATAAACTTAGTTGGGAAGTCAAAAAACTCATATACTTCACCTGATAGTGAGATCCAATCATTCTGATATAAATTATCGCATATGTAACTTCCACTTGATCAATCAATTGTCATGGTCTGGAAGCAACAGCTCCCATAAATAAGACGTTATTTGTTCGAGTTCTGATCAGAGTTAGTATGAGCAGAAGCAATGCAGTGTAGTAACCTCTTGGTGGCCCAGAGTTCGTTTTCAAATGGCCttgtaataaatttttaaaaaggaaCCTAAAACAATTAACAGGCTAATCATTTTTATGCAATTTTTAAATGCTTCTGTTCACACTTAAAATCTTTCTTATCGATATTCGAACATATGACAACTTCTTTACGTGTCTAGTAGCACCAACTACGTCCAATAAATTTAGACAATGATTCTGGAAAATTCCTTTGAAGACACGAAGTCTCTGCTATGAACATAAACTTAAAAGTATTCACAACATTAGTTCTAATTTGAGGATTTTTTCAATTCGCTTCTATTGCAATGAGTATAAAGATATTAAAATTACTATATTTTCCGTATcaggttttaaattttttcttcaGTCTGCACTCACAGTGCCCCCTTGACTCACCCTCGGAGAAATAATATTCGAAATGGACATTCACATCGTGTTTTCCAAAAGCGGTTGCCACAGTTAATGCGATTGACTAGATATATCATTTATTGCAAACTGGAAGGCTACTCCCATTTCAATCTAAATATTATTTACATGATTAGTACCACAATTTCTATCATGATTAGATAAATATTCAAATGCAGGACAAAAACAATCACTCGAACAAGTTCATAATAATATTGCCTTACTTCAAACTACTAGACTCTATAGTAATTTGGGGTACGGATTCTGTTTCTGCTTCAAACCGGACCCCTTCCCATGCACTCTGCTTCCTCCTCAGAGGGAACTGAGAAAGCCACCCCGAGCGGAACTGCCAACTGCGGTGGCTGAATCTCTCCCGCCTGTGGTTGCTCCAGCAGACCATTGTTGGTTTGAATTCGCCGTCAAGTCATGATATTGTTTCCAAAGTAGTTGAGATTAAAATCGTCCTCAAACAGAATTTGATCCTCATCCTGATTGGAGCTCATGTTGATCCCTAGCTCAATCGGATCGATCGTTGTGATGTAGTAATCGGCAGCGGGAGCTGCCTCCGTCCGGTGTCCGGCAGCCGATCGTAGTCCGCACTCCTGAACTATTTCCTCTTTCGATACCGGGTTCAGGTAATCGGCCAAGTAGTAATCTGAGAAATGATGGAATGTTAGTTTTTGGCTCTTGAAAGATAAGTGTTGGCTACTTGAATACCTGAGTCCAACAGAGCGTACGCCTGGAAATTGTTTGAATTGATTGGGTGAACAATCTGCACTTCCACGTTCCGACGGATTCCGTTCAGGATTTCGCCGGCGGATCGTTTGAGTTCCTCGCTTTGAACTACCTCGAATTGATTGTTCGGATTGTTGGCATACATTGGCTGCGGCTGTTGAAGGTGTTGGTTGGAAGTTCCAGGTTGGGGATTGCGGAAGTCGATTGACTGTGAACGGAATAATAAATTTAGGCGCTATAGATTTGAACA is part of the Topomyia yanbarensis strain Yona2022 chromosome 1, ASM3024719v1, whole genome shotgun sequence genome and encodes:
- the LOC131682325 gene encoding bis(5'-adenosyl)-triphosphatase enpp4-like, whose amino-acid sequence is MIPRLTASCGGGGGWAQVALFLLLHLLGNVSPNGSSSVPVAANSPAVLIVVSYDAFRNEYLQRNSTAFMNELRRNGTTTEYLRNVFPTKTFPNHHSIATGVYPNQHGVTSNGVYDHARGKLNYSYELFHFDEELVPIWILNEQSGGHSGCMMWPGSDFPYTKSNISCSHSQPFNLTSPWNDRVDTVFKWIQDPSKPANLVMLYIEEPDYYGHIYSPESDRVAQLIVKLNDLTRYIYDKIREFGLQERVNVLHLSDHGMDSVMPKNFINLTSLTPPDVKYDVYGSTPVLQIVPKVKQQTADLYRALWNASVRNGNFDVYTLENLPPRWHFNNSQRTGPITAVAKLGYGFDDMWRMVNYYRKAFNVTITPDTKYGVHGYDNDLMIMHPIFFGYGPRISERTAVEPFDTVDLYYLFCEILELRSPPQLVGNREHILAVLRNDSRDDDDDPSGESTRAATLAVIFAGSLIASFALVSLLAVFVIRQRRRRDNLVPHYLYDETESFLDEGNKLLPAAAATHHHHQQQQQQQQHATLHGHQHHHHHHHQQHHHLHTNASINGDVVSIDV